One window from the genome of Bartonella sp. WD16.2 encodes:
- the aspS gene encoding aspartate--tRNA ligase: MHRYRSHNCAALRKCDVGIQVRLSGWVYRVRDHGGILFIDLRDHFGITQIVVDPYSPAFKTVEKVRAESVIRVDGEVRARADEVINAALPTGEVEVFASEVEILSKSDELPLPVFGEPDYPEDIRLKYRFLDLRRTTMHKNIMRRTEIIASIRKHMQDCTFTEFTTPLLTASSPEGARDFLVPSRIHQGKFYALPQAPQQYKQLLMVSGFDRYFQIAPCFRDEDPRADRLPGEFYQLDVEMSFVEQEDVLSTMEPIVRSVFEEFADGKSVTQSFPRISYDEAIRKYGSDKPDLRNPIIMESVSQHFYDSDFKVFAQILANDKHAQVWAIPAKKGGSRSFCDRMNAWAQSEGQPGLGYIFWRQENGIFEGAGPVAKNIGEQRTEAIRVQLGLESGDACFFVAGNPKKFASFAGAARARVGEELDLIDHKCFSLAWIVDFPFFEWNEDEKKLDFAHNPFSMPQGGEEAVDCQDPLTIKAFQYDLVCNGYEIASGGIRNHSPEMMLKIFKLAGLSEEVVEERFGGLYRAFHYGAPPHGGMAAGIDRIVMLLQGVKNLREISLFPMNQQALDLLMSAPSEVSAVQLSDLGIRIARTAKND, encoded by the coding sequence ATGCACCGTTATCGCAGTCATAATTGCGCCGCGCTTCGTAAATGCGATGTAGGAATACAAGTCCGTCTTTCAGGGTGGGTTTATCGTGTTCGTGATCATGGCGGAATTCTTTTTATTGATCTACGAGACCATTTTGGAATCACACAGATTGTTGTTGATCCTTATTCACCTGCTTTTAAAACTGTTGAGAAAGTGCGTGCTGAATCAGTTATTCGTGTGGATGGAGAAGTGCGTGCACGTGCTGATGAGGTTATTAATGCCGCTTTACCAACGGGTGAGGTTGAAGTTTTTGCAAGTGAAGTGGAAATTCTTTCAAAATCTGATGAACTTCCTCTACCGGTTTTTGGTGAACCTGATTACCCAGAAGATATTCGATTGAAATATCGTTTTCTTGATTTGCGTCGAACAACTATGCACAAAAATATAATGCGTCGCACTGAAATTATTGCTTCCATAAGAAAGCATATGCAAGATTGTACCTTTACAGAGTTTACAACACCACTTCTAACGGCATCATCACCGGAAGGAGCACGCGACTTTTTGGTTCCAAGTCGTATACATCAAGGAAAATTTTATGCACTGCCTCAGGCGCCTCAGCAGTATAAACAATTATTAATGGTTTCTGGTTTTGATCGTTATTTTCAAATAGCTCCATGTTTTAGAGATGAAGATCCGCGTGCAGATCGTTTGCCAGGTGAGTTTTATCAATTAGATGTTGAGATGAGTTTTGTTGAGCAGGAAGATGTTCTTTCAACGATGGAGCCTATTGTACGTTCTGTTTTTGAAGAGTTTGCAGATGGAAAGTCTGTGACACAAAGTTTTCCTCGTATTTCGTATGATGAAGCAATTCGGAAATATGGCTCAGATAAGCCCGATTTACGCAATCCAATTATTATGGAAAGTGTTTCTCAACATTTTTATGATTCGGATTTTAAGGTTTTTGCTCAGATTTTAGCTAATGATAAACATGCGCAGGTATGGGCTATTCCCGCTAAAAAAGGGGGCAGTCGTTCTTTTTGTGATCGTATGAATGCATGGGCACAAAGTGAAGGGCAGCCCGGTCTTGGCTATATTTTCTGGCGTCAAGAAAATGGAATCTTTGAAGGGGCTGGTCCTGTCGCTAAAAATATTGGTGAACAGAGAACTGAAGCTATTCGTGTGCAACTTGGGCTTGAAAGTGGTGATGCGTGTTTTTTTGTTGCAGGAAATCCGAAAAAATTTGCGTCTTTCGCTGGTGCTGCGCGTGCACGAGTAGGAGAGGAGTTAGATCTTATCGATCATAAATGTTTTTCTTTAGCATGGATTGTTGATTTTCCATTTTTTGAATGGAATGAAGATGAGAAAAAACTTGATTTTGCGCATAATCCTTTTTCAATGCCTCAGGGTGGAGAAGAGGCTGTTGATTGTCAAGATCCTCTCACTATCAAAGCTTTTCAATATGATCTTGTTTGCAATGGTTATGAAATTGCATCAGGTGGAATTCGTAATCATTCACCAGAAATGATGTTGAAGATTTTTAAGCTTGCAGGCCTTTCTGAAGAGGTGGTCGAAGAACGTTTTGGTGGTCTTTATCGTGCATTTCATTATGGAGCTCCACCTCATGGTGGCATGGCGGCTGGTATTGATCGTATCGTAATGCTTTTGCAAGGTGTAAAAAATTTACGTGAAATTTCTTTATTTCCTATGAATCAACAAGCGCTTGACCTTTTGATGAGTGCTCCATCTGAAGTTTCTGCTGTACAGTTGTCTGATTTAGGAATTCGAATTGCTCGCACTGCTAAAAATGATTGA
- a CDS encoding multidrug effflux MFS transporter: MSYLVDEQKHIDAIKKRIGYKEFVIIIAALMAINSIAIDIMLPAMPNILNSFHIINENDQHYIISCYLISFGVTQIFFGPISDRFGRRKLVLMGLTLYSLTALGCAYVTSFPLLLILRILQGVGGAAMRVLTISMVRDLYNGREMAEVMSIVMMVFLIATMLGPIIGQTILFLEHWQLIFIFMAFVGFGLMIWIYLRLPETLHTQRSLSFSSIKGGLCLVITNRTALCYTLATSIMLGCIFIAVNTSQQIYEGIYNLGILFPVAFAASAAFQAVSAFLNSRLVHRLGMRCIGHSMLLLFCTISCVWFIASILTGGIISFSFYMILYSILMFTCGGIMANFNTLALEPLGKIAGTAASVSGFLQTSIATGIGFFIAQRFDETMIPNSAGFFFLSLIAIFLVLWAERGSLFSKHHSK, translated from the coding sequence ATGTCATATTTGGTTGACGAACAAAAGCATATAGATGCAATCAAAAAAAGAATTGGATATAAAGAATTTGTCATTATCATTGCAGCACTGATGGCAATTAATTCGATAGCCATTGATATTATGCTGCCAGCTATGCCTAATATTTTAAATAGCTTTCATATCATCAACGAAAATGATCAGCATTATATCATTTCTTGTTATCTTATCAGCTTCGGTGTCACACAAATATTTTTTGGCCCAATAAGTGACCGTTTCGGGCGACGCAAACTTGTCCTCATGGGCCTTACCCTTTATTCATTAACAGCACTTGGCTGTGCATATGTAACAAGTTTTCCCTTATTGCTTATTCTTCGTATTCTTCAAGGCGTTGGGGGCGCTGCAATGCGTGTGCTTACAATTTCCATGGTACGAGATCTCTATAACGGTCGAGAAATGGCAGAAGTTATGTCCATAGTCATGATGGTCTTTCTCATTGCAACAATGCTCGGACCAATAATAGGCCAGACGATCTTATTTCTTGAGCACTGGCAACTTATTTTTATATTCATGGCATTTGTTGGTTTTGGATTGATGATTTGGATTTACCTGCGCTTACCTGAAACTCTCCATACACAGCGCTCTCTTTCCTTTTCTTCTATTAAAGGTGGGTTATGCCTTGTCATTACCAACCGGACTGCACTTTGTTACACGCTTGCTACTTCCATTATGTTAGGCTGCATCTTTATTGCTGTTAACACATCGCAACAAATATATGAAGGGATCTATAACTTGGGGATTTTGTTCCCTGTAGCTTTTGCAGCTAGTGCTGCATTTCAAGCGGTATCAGCTTTCTTAAATTCTCGACTTGTTCATCGTCTTGGAATGCGATGCATTGGTCATAGTATGCTTCTACTATTTTGTACCATTTCATGCGTCTGGTTTATCGCATCCATTTTAACAGGCGGTATTATCTCTTTCTCTTTTTACATGATACTTTATTCTATACTAATGTTTACGTGCGGTGGTATTATGGCTAATTTCAATACACTTGCTCTTGAGCCTTTAGGAAAAATTGCTGGAACAGCAGCTTCTGTATCTGGTTTTCTTCAAACATCCATCGCTACAGGTATCGGTTTCTTCATCGCACAACGCTTTGATGAAACAATGATCCCCAATTCAGCAGGATTTTTCTTCCTCAGTCTTATAGCTATCTTTCTTGTATTATGGGCTGAGCGTGGAAGTCTTTTTAGTAAACATCACTCTAAATAA
- a CDS encoding RNA degradosome polyphosphate kinase, producing the protein MKQTVTDQIATQNITMQDPARFINREFSWLEFNNRVVMEAANPKHPLLERLRFLAISATNLDEFFMVRVAGLIGQICAGIVERSADGRTPQEQLDFILTEISHLQTNQQQKFCVLRHELKQNNIEIIHSDSLSEIERLWLEKHFLNTIFPILTPLFIDSACSFPFIPNLGLSIVFQLLHYVDQRPVTALLCMPADLKRFILLPRERSSFRFIAFEDVISLFVSHLFPDYEVKGNGIFRIIRDSDIEVEEEAEDLVHFFETALKRRRRGQIIRIEFDVKMPEDLRQFITNELAVSGNCISILNGLLALDMISEIVSIPRDDLKFVPYNPYFPECVRKYNDDCFAAIRESDIIIHHPYESFSFVVHFLRQAAQDPDVVEIKQTLYRTSNDSPIIGTLIDAAKRGKSVTALIELKARFDEEANIRWARDLEHAGVKVVFGFIELKTHAKMSLVIRREEKRLRFYVHLGTGNYHPITAKIYTDLSFFTTDDAIGHDVALLFDYITQYKQPKESMKIAFSPLTLRNRILEHIEEETVNAQQGRSATIWMKVNSLVDPEIIDALYRASQAGVQIDLIVRSICCLRPGISGISDNIRVKSIIGRFLEHSRIFCFGNGKDLPSENTIIYFGSADMMTRNLDHRIEVLVPVFNKAVRRQILSQIMLANVIDNQQSFDILSDGTSKRITPLKGEKLFNAQEYFMTNASLSKGDKFLKSSALRLIALRRQKKKTYKD; encoded by the coding sequence ATGAAACAGACAGTAACGGATCAGATTGCTACTCAAAATATAACGATGCAAGATCCAGCACGATTTATTAATCGAGAATTTTCGTGGCTAGAATTTAATAATCGTGTTGTAATGGAGGCTGCTAATCCGAAGCATCCTTTATTGGAACGCCTACGTTTTCTTGCAATTTCAGCGACTAATCTTGATGAATTTTTTATGGTCCGTGTTGCTGGCCTTATTGGTCAAATTTGTGCAGGGATTGTAGAACGCAGTGCAGATGGACGAACCCCACAGGAACAACTTGATTTTATATTAACTGAGATTTCGCATCTGCAGACTAATCAGCAACAAAAATTTTGTGTTTTACGTCATGAATTAAAACAGAATAATATTGAAATTATTCATTCTGATAGCCTTTCAGAAATTGAAAGATTATGGCTTGAAAAGCATTTTTTAAATACAATTTTTCCTATTTTAACGCCCTTATTTATTGATTCTGCTTGCTCTTTTCCATTTATTCCTAATTTAGGGCTTTCTATTGTATTCCAATTATTGCACTATGTTGATCAACGTCCTGTGACAGCATTATTGTGTATGCCGGCTGATTTGAAACGTTTTATTTTACTTCCTCGTGAGAGAAGTAGTTTTCGTTTTATCGCGTTTGAAGATGTTATTAGCCTTTTTGTTAGTCATTTATTTCCTGATTATGAAGTTAAGGGAAATGGTATATTTAGAATTATTCGTGATAGCGATATAGAGGTGGAAGAAGAGGCTGAAGATCTTGTCCACTTTTTTGAAACTGCACTTAAAAGGCGTCGTCGTGGGCAAATCATTCGAATTGAATTTGATGTGAAAATGCCTGAAGATTTGCGTCAATTCATTACAAATGAACTTGCAGTTTCTGGTAATTGTATCAGTATTTTAAATGGATTGTTGGCACTTGATATGATATCAGAAATTGTTTCTATCCCACGTGATGATCTGAAATTTGTTCCTTATAATCCTTACTTTCCTGAATGTGTGCGCAAATATAATGATGATTGTTTTGCAGCTATTCGTGAAAGTGATATTATTATTCACCATCCTTATGAATCATTTAGTTTTGTTGTGCATTTTTTACGTCAAGCTGCTCAAGATCCTGATGTTGTTGAGATCAAGCAAACTCTTTATCGCACGTCGAATGATAGCCCGATTATTGGTACTTTGATTGACGCTGCCAAACGGGGTAAATCAGTAACCGCTTTGATAGAACTTAAAGCACGTTTTGATGAAGAAGCTAATATTCGCTGGGCACGTGATCTTGAACATGCAGGTGTTAAAGTTGTTTTTGGTTTTATTGAACTCAAAACACATGCTAAAATGTCTTTAGTAATAAGGCGCGAAGAGAAGCGTCTTCGTTTTTATGTGCATCTTGGCACAGGCAATTATCACCCAATTACCGCTAAAATTTATACTGATCTTTCTTTTTTTACCACTGATGATGCTATTGGTCATGATGTCGCATTACTTTTTGATTATATTACTCAATATAAACAACCAAAGGAATCAATGAAAATTGCTTTTTCTCCATTAACACTGCGCAATCGTATTCTTGAACATATCGAAGAAGAAACTGTCAATGCACAACAGGGGCGATCTGCTACTATTTGGATGAAAGTGAATTCGTTAGTTGATCCTGAAATTATTGATGCTTTATATCGCGCAAGTCAAGCTGGTGTACAGATTGATTTGATTGTCCGTAGTATATGTTGTTTAAGACCCGGTATCTCAGGAATTTCGGATAATATTCGTGTCAAATCAATAATAGGGCGGTTTCTTGAGCATAGCCGTATTTTCTGTTTTGGTAATGGTAAAGATTTACCGAGTGAAAATACCATAATTTATTTTGGTTCAGCCGATATGATGACACGTAATCTTGATCATCGTATTGAAGTGTTGGTTCCAGTTTTTAATAAGGCAGTTCGTCGACAAATTCTTTCACAAATTATGTTAGCTAATGTTATTGATAACCAACAAAGCTTTGATATATTGAGCGATGGAACATCAAAACGTATAACGCCGTTAAAAGGTGAAAAATTATTTAATGCGCAGGAGTATTTTATGACCAACGCGAGTCTTTCTAAGGGGGACAAATTTTTAAAATCTTCTGCCTTACGTTTAATTGCATTGCGTCGGCAGAAAAAAAAGACATATAAAGACTGA
- the grxD gene encoding Grx4 family monothiol glutaredoxin has product MTTAYDFIDNEIKTNDVVLFMKGTPNTPQCGFSGQVVQILDYLGLNYKGINVLTSDELRQGIKDYSNWPTIPQLYIKGEFIGGCDIIKEMFQSDELQKLLKEKDITCNIS; this is encoded by the coding sequence ATGACTACTGCTTACGATTTTATTGATAATGAAATTAAAACAAATGATGTCGTTTTATTCATGAAAGGAACCCCTAATACTCCACAATGTGGATTTTCTGGGCAAGTTGTTCAAATCCTTGACTATTTAGGATTAAATTATAAAGGAATTAATGTTTTAACTTCTGATGAATTGCGTCAGGGAATAAAAGATTATTCAAATTGGCCAACAATTCCACAACTCTATATCAAAGGTGAATTTATTGGCGGTTGCGATATTATTAAAGAAATGTTTCAAAGTGATGAGTTACAAAAACTACTCAAAGAAAAAGACATTACCTGTAATATATCATAA
- the parC gene encoding DNA topoisomerase IV subunit A, which produces MSDKMSQPFDKECIEPVELCSALQERYLAYALSTITHRALPDVRDGLKPVHRRIIHAMRLLKLNPGQSYAKCARIVGDVMGKFHPHGDASIYDALVRLAQDFAVRYPLIDGQGNFGNIDGDNAAAMRYTEARMTEVAALLLEGINENAIDFRLTYNEEDEEPVVLPGAFPNLLANGSSGIAVGMATSIPPHNVAELCDAALHLIAHPSANNEDLNQFVLGPDFPTGGILVEPKKSIEESYRTGRGLFRLRSRWHQEQSSRGSYVIVVTEIPYQVQKSRLIEKTAELLLARRLPMLEDIHDESAEDIRIVLVPKNRTVDAELLMESLFKLTDFEVRFPLNLNVLTLGKVPNVLSLRESLQQWLEHRKEVLVRRSNYRLNEINYRLEILNGYLIAYLNLDKVIQILREEDEPKKELIEHFKLTDNQAEAILNMRLRSLRKLEEFEIRKEFQSLKTEEVQLQALLASNMKQWKIISDEITKVRKIFGPETVLGKRRTTFEDAPKHDVNDIQQAMIEREPVTIIISEKGWMRALKGHLNDYKMLSFKEGDCLKLALPAFTTDKIVMVSTGGKFFTISANVLPGGRGHGEPIRILVDMDGEHDILTAFVHNAQEKRLLVSAYGNGFIVSENEVIANTRKGKQIMHVKSPDKVKLCVPVNGDYVAVVGENRKMLIFAIEQIPEMSRGKGVRLQRYKDGVVVDAKTFNLSEGLSWQDTAERSFNRQSDELIEWMGTRAGVGRLVPKGFPKSGKFSN; this is translated from the coding sequence ATGTCAGATAAAATGAGTCAGCCTTTTGATAAAGAATGTATTGAGCCAGTAGAATTGTGTTCCGCTTTGCAGGAGCGCTATTTGGCTTATGCGCTTTCTACTATTACACACCGTGCGTTACCTGATGTACGCGATGGGTTAAAGCCAGTGCATCGGCGTATTATCCATGCGATGCGTTTATTAAAGCTTAATCCTGGACAGTCCTATGCTAAATGTGCGCGGATTGTGGGTGATGTTATGGGTAAATTTCACCCTCATGGTGATGCATCTATTTATGATGCATTAGTACGCTTAGCTCAGGATTTTGCTGTTCGTTACCCATTAATTGATGGGCAGGGCAATTTTGGGAATATTGACGGTGATAATGCTGCAGCTATGCGTTATACAGAAGCACGTATGACTGAAGTTGCGGCATTGTTACTTGAAGGGATTAATGAAAACGCCATTGATTTTCGTTTAACTTATAATGAGGAAGATGAAGAGCCTGTTGTTTTACCGGGGGCTTTTCCTAATCTTTTAGCCAATGGTTCATCAGGTATTGCTGTTGGTATGGCGACATCTATCCCACCGCATAATGTTGCTGAATTATGTGATGCGGCATTGCATTTGATTGCTCACCCCAGTGCAAACAATGAAGATTTAAATCAGTTTGTACTTGGACCTGATTTTCCAACAGGTGGTATTTTAGTTGAGCCTAAAAAGAGTATTGAAGAATCATACCGTACAGGGCGTGGGTTGTTTCGGTTGCGTTCACGTTGGCATCAAGAACAAAGTAGCCGCGGTTCTTATGTCATTGTTGTTACTGAAATTCCATATCAAGTACAAAAATCACGCCTTATTGAAAAAACGGCAGAATTATTACTTGCACGGCGTTTGCCGATGCTTGAAGATATTCATGATGAATCTGCAGAAGATATTCGTATTGTTCTTGTTCCCAAAAATCGTACAGTTGATGCTGAACTTTTAATGGAGTCACTTTTTAAATTAACTGATTTTGAAGTAAGATTTCCTCTTAATCTTAATGTTTTGACTTTAGGTAAAGTGCCTAATGTTCTTTCTTTGCGTGAGAGTTTACAGCAATGGCTTGAGCATCGTAAAGAAGTGCTTGTTCGTCGCTCAAATTATCGACTTAATGAAATTAATTACCGATTAGAAATTCTTAATGGATATCTTATCGCATATTTAAATCTTGATAAGGTGATTCAAATTCTTCGTGAAGAAGATGAACCCAAAAAAGAATTGATTGAACATTTCAAATTAACGGACAATCAGGCTGAAGCTATTCTTAATATGCGGTTGCGTTCTTTACGTAAACTTGAAGAATTTGAAATTCGTAAAGAATTTCAGTCTCTTAAGACTGAAGAGGTGCAATTACAAGCCTTATTAGCCTCCAATATGAAACAGTGGAAAATCATTTCAGATGAAATCACAAAAGTTCGGAAAATTTTTGGACCTGAAACTGTTTTAGGCAAAAGACGTACAACGTTTGAAGATGCTCCAAAGCACGATGTCAATGATATTCAGCAAGCAATGATTGAAAGAGAACCAGTAACTATTATTATTTCTGAAAAAGGTTGGATGCGGGCTTTAAAGGGTCATTTGAATGATTACAAGATGCTTTCTTTTAAAGAGGGTGATTGCTTAAAATTAGCATTGCCAGCGTTTACTACGGACAAAATTGTCATGGTGAGTACTGGTGGAAAATTTTTTACTATTAGTGCAAATGTTTTACCTGGAGGAAGAGGGCACGGTGAACCAATTCGTATTTTAGTGGATATGGATGGTGAACATGATATTTTGACAGCTTTTGTGCATAATGCGCAGGAAAAGCGGCTTTTAGTTTCAGCATATGGGAATGGTTTTATTGTTTCTGAAAATGAAGTGATTGCCAATACGCGAAAAGGAAAGCAAATTATGCATGTAAAATCTCCTGATAAGGTAAAACTTTGCGTTCCGGTAAATGGTGATTATGTCGCAGTGGTTGGAGAAAACCGAAAAATGCTTATCTTTGCCATAGAGCAAATACCAGAAATGAGCCGCGGTAAAGGTGTTCGTTTGCAACGTTATAAAGATGGTGTTGTTGTTGATGCTAAAACCTTTAATTTGTCAGAAGGTTTAAGTTGGCAAGATACAGCTGAACGCAGTTTTAATCGCCAGTCTGATGAGCTTATTGAGTGGATGGGAACACGTGCTGGAGTGGGGCGCTTGGTTCCAAAAGGATTTCCGAAATCAGGAAAATTTTCTAATTAA
- the rnd gene encoding ribonuclease D — protein MMKLITQTTELEIAIAALSNSDFVTVDTEFIRETTFWPQLCLIQLASPNVTMLIDPMVPDIDLQSFFNLMVDEKIVKVFHAARQDIETIYHLGGIIPYPLFDTQIAGSICGFGDSISYDQIVQRCTGHHLDKSSRFTDWSHRPLSEKQLLYALADVTYLRDVYLSLKKKLEKNKRTHWMNDELEILLTPTTYDIPEEDAWKKVKGKVKAPRELAVLQKVAAWREREARKHNVPRRHIMKDECLIELAIQQPKDELELKRLRSLKKSGYHPSTTQALIKAIHESFEVDIASLPDLPKHNPIHDKTAAAIDLLKVLLKLVANENDIAPKIIATSNDLEKIAHGAIIENIPAMNGWRYEIFGQKAEQMLKGQLAFYFHNGEITTKQL, from the coding sequence ATGATGAAACTTATTACACAGACAACAGAACTTGAAATTGCAATTGCTGCTTTGAGTAATTCTGATTTTGTAACCGTAGATACTGAATTTATCCGCGAAACAACCTTCTGGCCTCAACTGTGCTTGATTCAGCTTGCATCTCCAAATGTTACAATGCTTATTGATCCAATGGTACCAGATATTGATCTACAATCATTTTTTAACCTGATGGTAGATGAAAAAATTGTTAAAGTTTTTCACGCTGCGCGCCAAGATATAGAAACTATTTATCATCTCGGGGGAATCATCCCCTACCCTCTATTTGATACACAAATAGCAGGATCTATTTGTGGATTTGGTGATTCTATCTCCTATGATCAAATTGTACAACGCTGCACCGGGCATCATCTTGATAAATCATCTCGCTTTACAGACTGGAGCCACCGCCCCCTCTCTGAAAAACAATTGCTCTATGCACTTGCTGATGTAACTTATTTAAGAGACGTTTATCTTTCATTGAAAAAGAAATTAGAAAAAAACAAACGAACCCATTGGATGAATGATGAACTTGAGATTCTTTTAACACCAACAACTTACGATATACCAGAAGAAGACGCATGGAAAAAAGTGAAAGGAAAAGTTAAAGCTCCTCGTGAACTGGCTGTGTTACAAAAAGTCGCTGCTTGGCGTGAACGTGAAGCACGCAAGCATAATGTTCCGCGTCGTCATATTATGAAAGACGAATGCCTTATTGAACTTGCAATTCAACAACCAAAAGACGAACTTGAACTAAAGCGTTTGCGCAGCTTAAAAAAAAGTGGGTATCACCCATCAACTACACAAGCATTAATCAAAGCTATCCATGAAAGCTTTGAAGTTGATATTGCTTCTTTACCTGACCTTCCTAAGCATAATCCTATTCATGATAAAACAGCTGCTGCAATTGATTTGCTCAAAGTATTATTAAAACTCGTTGCAAATGAAAATGACATTGCTCCTAAAATTATTGCAACTTCCAATGATTTAGAAAAAATCGCCCATGGTGCTATAATAGAAAATATCCCTGCCATGAATGGCTGGCGTTATGAAATATTTGGTCAAAAAGCAGAACAAATGCTAAAAGGCCAGCTAGCATTTTATTTTCATAATGGAGAAATAACAACCAAGCAGCTTTAA
- a CDS encoding BolA/IbaG family iron-sulfur metabolism protein codes for MAMNAHAIETLIREGIPDAKVTIRDLAGDGEHYAAEVISESFRGKSRVQQHKMVYDALKGNMGSALHALALQTSVPK; via the coding sequence ATGGCAATGAATGCTCATGCAATTGAAACTCTTATTCGTGAAGGAATTCCCGATGCAAAAGTGACAATCCGTGATCTTGCAGGAGACGGTGAACATTACGCTGCAGAAGTTATTTCGGAAAGTTTTCGGGGTAAAAGCCGTGTTCAGCAGCATAAAATGGTTTATGATGCTCTTAAAGGCAATATGGGAAGTGCGCTTCATGCCTTAGCACTTCAAACAAGTGTACCTAAATAA
- a CDS encoding Ppx/GppA family phosphatase, whose protein sequence is MTCINAQGRLKGRKPIAVVDIGSNSVRLVVYEGLVRSPTVLFNEKILCGLGQGVAKTGFLEKKSTEMVLHTLRRFRALCQQIGVNEIHALATAAVREAKNGVIFIQDAEKILHDRIRILSGNEEAVYSAYGVISTFYRPNGVSGDLGGGSLELINIYDSNLGEGITLPLGSLRLQYMSNNNITVATKIAHEKLYGASFMHKSTPHYFYAVGGTWRNLAKLHMAAKHYLLPVVHGYEVDALEIKDFLYLVVTDNIDNLKGISAISKNRRQLLAYGAVVLIELIQYMGLKRIVFSGAGVREGFLYAQLLQEVRISDPLIAACKEMAILQARSPKQADELIDFTTNAFKAFGISETEDEYRYRKASCLLSDIGWRIHPDYRGNEAANQIALGSYPGISHEGRIYAALAVFFRNAGLFSDKEIPDILKLATHDMVEKARILGGVMRIANLFSASTTGILCDLLWQKKQDHVILHIPIRYSDLIGERPLGRLKQLSKITKLPLMFEIS, encoded by the coding sequence ATGACATGTATAAATGCTCAGGGTCGACTGAAAGGGCGTAAACCCATTGCGGTGGTCGATATTGGTTCAAATTCTGTTCGACTTGTTGTCTATGAAGGTCTTGTACGCTCGCCGACAGTTTTATTTAATGAAAAAATTCTTTGTGGTCTTGGTCAAGGTGTTGCAAAAACTGGTTTTTTAGAAAAAAAATCAACTGAAATGGTATTGCACACATTGAGACGATTTCGTGCACTTTGCCAACAGATTGGTGTGAACGAAATTCATGCTTTAGCAACAGCAGCAGTGCGAGAAGCAAAAAATGGGGTAATTTTTATTCAGGATGCTGAAAAGATCTTACACGATAGAATACGCATTCTTTCAGGAAATGAAGAGGCAGTTTATTCAGCTTATGGAGTTATTTCCACCTTTTATCGTCCAAATGGTGTTTCTGGTGATCTTGGTGGTGGAAGTCTTGAGCTTATTAATATTTATGATTCTAATTTAGGTGAAGGAATAACGCTACCATTAGGTAGTTTGCGGTTGCAGTATATGTCTAATAACAATATTACAGTAGCAACAAAGATTGCTCACGAGAAACTTTATGGAGCTTCTTTTATGCATAAAAGCACGCCACATTATTTTTATGCAGTAGGAGGTACATGGCGTAATCTGGCAAAACTTCATATGGCAGCTAAACATTACTTGTTACCTGTTGTACACGGTTATGAAGTTGATGCACTTGAGATAAAGGATTTTCTGTACCTTGTAGTTACTGATAATATTGATAACTTGAAAGGTATTTCGGCTATTTCAAAGAATCGTCGTCAACTTTTAGCCTATGGAGCGGTCGTTCTTATTGAACTTATTCAGTATATGGGTTTAAAAAGAATAGTTTTTTCTGGAGCTGGAGTTCGTGAAGGTTTTCTTTATGCACAATTACTGCAAGAGGTTCGCATTTCTGATCCTTTAATTGCAGCGTGTAAAGAGATGGCTATTTTACAAGCACGCTCACCAAAGCAGGCAGATGAACTCATTGATTTTACTACGAATGCGTTTAAAGCTTTTGGAATTTCAGAAACTGAAGATGAATATCGTTATCGTAAAGCTTCTTGCCTTCTTTCTGATATTGGTTGGCGTATACATCCAGATTATCGAGGTAATGAGGCAGCTAATCAAATAGCGTTGGGATCTTATCCAGGGATTTCTCATGAAGGACGCATTTATGCTGCATTAGCTGTTTTTTTTCGTAATGCGGGTTTATTTTCCGATAAAGAAATTCCAGATATTCTTAAATTAGCAACTCATGATATGGTTGAAAAGGCACGTATTCTTGGTGGGGTTATGCGTATTGCTAATCTTTTTAGCGCTTCTACTACAGGGATTTTATGTGATCTATTATGGCAGAAAAAACAAGATCATGTTATATTACATATTCCAATACGTTATTCTGATTTAATAGGTGAACGGCCTTTGGGGCGATTAAAACAATTATCCAAAATAACAAAATTACCTTTGATGTTTGAAATTTCATGA